The Megalops cyprinoides isolate fMegCyp1 chromosome 9, fMegCyp1.pri, whole genome shotgun sequence genome has a window encoding:
- the LOC118783584 gene encoding ubiquitin-like protein 3: protein MTSNIPSDMINLRLILVSGKTKEFLFSPNDSAADIAKHVYDNWPMDWDAEQVSSPNILRLIYQGRFLHGNVTLGALKLPLGKTTVMHLVARETLPEPNSQGQRNREKTGESNCCVIL from the exons ATAAACTTGAGGCTGATCTTGGTGAGTGGAAAGACAAAAGAGTTCCTGTTCTCTCCCAATGACTCTGCTGCCGACATCGCCAAACATGTGTATGATAACTGGCCAATGG ACTGGGACGCAGAGCAGGTCAGCAGCCCCAACATCCTGAGGCTTATCTACCAGGGGAGGTTCCTGCACGGCAACGTGACGCTAGGAG CACTAAAACTTCCCCTTGGCAAGACTACAGTGATGCATTTAGTTGCCAGAGAGACATTGCCAGAGCCAAATTCTCAAG GTCAGAGGAACCGCGAAAAGACCGGAGAAAGCAACTGCTGTGTGATCCTGTAA
- the LOC118783744 gene encoding olfactory receptor 2AT4-like, with the protein MEQENQTGLKEFVIVGFPGLLPEYYGLASAVMFLVYFCTLVGNVLFLFLLFKERSLHKPMYYIILNLVISDILFSTTTLPKIIARYWFDAGAISFTACFVQMYFVHYFGTVNAVILLLMAVDRYVAICYPLRYPMVMTNFNVCILSVSTWIISQVGPLMMVIRAYPLPYCASNAIVQCYCDHIAITVLACTDRTPYGFPAFILAMFALLVPLGLIVFSYCAIIVAVLKIASTQSRLKTMSTCSAQLIIIALYFLPRCFVYLASNVGITFSTDLRIAIIMLYSLLPPMINPLIYCLRTAEVKQSLIKRFRGANVDIEKPDVPENQN; encoded by the coding sequence ATGGAACAGGAAAACCAGACCGGGTTGAAGGAGTTTGTCATCGTCGGCTTCCCAGGACTCCTCCCCGAGTACTACGGCCTGGCCTCGGCTGTGATGTTCCTTGTCTATTTCTGCACTTTGGTTGgaaatgtgttatttcttttcctgttgttcaaggaGCGCAGTCTGCACAAACCCATGTACTATATCATTTTAAACCTCGTCATATCTGACATACTGTTCAGCACCACCACTCTGCCAAAGATCATCGCCAGGTATTGGTTTGATGCAGGAGCCATTTCATTCACTGCCTGCTTTGTGCAGATGTATTTTGTGCACTATTTCGGAACAGTGAACGCTGTCATATTACTATTAATGGCTGTAGATCGATATGTGGCAATATGTTACCCACTCAGATATCCCATGGTCATGACAAACTTCAATGTATGCATTCTCAGCGTCAGCACCTGGATAATTTCACAGGTTGGTCCACTTATGATGGTTATTAGGGCATATCCTCTGCCTTACTGCGCATCGAACGCAATCGTTCAGTGTTACTGCGACCACATCGCAATCACGGTACTGGCGTGCACAGACAGGACCCCTTACGGTTTCCCAGCCTTCATTCTTGCAATGTTCGCACTACTGGTGCCCCTCGGCTTAATTGTATTTTCTTACTGCGCCATCATTGTTGCGGTCCTTAAAATCGCCAGCACCCAAAGCCGCCTCAAAACTATGTCCACCTGCAGCGCCCAGCTGATCATCATCGCCCTCTACTTCCTCCCTCGGTGCTTCGTCTATCTGGCCAGCAACGTGGGCATCACCTTCAGCACCGATCTGCGCATTGCCATCATCATGCTTTACAGTCTGCTCCCCCCGATGATCAACCCGCTCATATACTGCCTGAGGACTGCGGAGGTTAAACAGAGTTTGATCAAAAGATTCAGAGGTGCAAATGTTGATATTGAGAAACCAGATGTGCCGGAGAACCAAAACTAA